DNA from Gavia stellata isolate bGavSte3 chromosome 16, bGavSte3.hap2, whole genome shotgun sequence:
CCTCCCGCAGGAGGGGAGATGCTCTGCTGGGTGCGTGGGCCAGCGCAGGGCAAGATGCTGGccccagctctctgcctggTTTGACTGCTgtcccagtgccctcccagtatCCGTCACTGAGCATCATGAAGGTCAAGGACTGGTGTCTGCTTTTGCAACCGGCTGCGCTAGTCATAAAATAGCCAGCAGCTGGGAGTCCTCACCGGGTGCCCCCACCCcatgtttctgtgtgtgtgatcGCTCTCGCGCCCATCTCCAGCTCACAGCTAAGCCAGCAGCTGCTATGTCAGCTGTTGAAGTTATTCTGGGGCCTTTGGACTAAGATATTTCAGGGAACTATCATACGACAGTAAATCTGAGAAGACAGAAACTCCACCAAGGGAGATGGGatcagctggggctgggggaggtcccctctttctgcagaagagctgtTGGCAGAAAGTAAAACTGCCTCTACCCCAGCCTGGTttgccccagcccctgccagatGTGTGCAGGGGTTGTCCCTGCACAGGGCTTTGCTTCTGCCTCTGCCATCAGCTACCCACTTGTGTTACACCTCCAGCCTTGACACCTTCTGCCACCAAATCACCCTGGTCCTCGGGCAGGAAGGGGTCCTGGCGGGGCTCTGCCCTGTCCCGCTCTGCCAACACTCACCCATCGATGGGGTGCTGGTCCAGCTGCCCAAACTGCCAGTGCACGGGGAAGATGTACATGTTGTAGTTCTTCTCAAAATCGCGGGCCAGCAGCTCCACGGTGTGGTCACCAGCCTCCAGGCGCTTTTCGTTCTCATGGATCTTCTTCACCTGTCGTAGGGGAGGCCGGGGAGACCTTGTCAGTAGGGGAACGGGGTGCAAGGGGGGACCCCGGAAGGGTCTTTATATGGGGTGTCCACAGGTCATTCTGGCTGGGCTCCCCAGGGGTGCTGGGTTCTGTTGGCAAGGTGAACTCCCAGGCTCCCTCCCCAACCACTCACCTTGAGCTTCTGCTTCTCAGTCAGCAGGTTGTTGTCCTCATCGCGCTCATACAGGGTGATCAGCACGTTCTTGAGCCAGTCCCGCATGCGCAGGGGGAACTCGGTCAGCTCTGTGTCCAGGCAGGCGGGGATGACTGGAAGCCATTCACAGCGGTCAGCACAGCGCCTGGACATGCAGCCCCAGACCCCAGACATGCAGCCCCAGCACCTTCCCACCTTGGCCCTGCATCTGCCTGGACCTTTGCTCTCCCTCAGCCCTGTGCTCAGGTTAGAGGTCCCCTTGTCTAAGGGGATGGCTCCACTTACATTTGCAAGGCCCAATGTAGTCCAGGTGTAGCTTGTGTCCCTTCTTGGTTCCCTCCAAGGTGCACTTGGTGGCGAAGAAGTGGCAGGAGGAGTCATAGGTCTTGTTGTCGGTGCCGCAGACCTGCACAGGATGGGGAGATGCTACGTGAGGGACAGCGAAGCCCAGCCTTGCTGGGGGCTCAGCAGGGAGAGCCTCCAAATGAGATGTTCAACTTGTTTCCTGGGGTGAACAACAGTTCCTTGGTCACCACCGACTGAGGCCAGATGGGGCCTTGCCACGCTGACTCTGACTGTCTCCCCCACCATCTCTGGCTATGTCCCATGTGGGGTTCCTCCATCAAGCAGCTTCTGCCCTCACCTTCTCGAAGACGCCGGCGGTGGCTGGGCAGCTGGAGGGGTCCTGGCACACACACATGGGCGAGTTGTTGTCATCCACCTCGCACACCTTGCCGTGCTTGCAGTGGTGGTTCTGGCAGGGATctgagagagggcagggagcaaAGTCAGAGCCTGCCCTATCCTCACCTCCCATGAGCTGCCTGGGGCATTTCAGCACAGAGTGAAGACAGAGACTTCGCCAGGGACAGCCCCGAGCATCTCTCCCTGCACTAGAAAGATGTGAGGGTTTCCAGAAGCCCACATTAGCCCTTGGGCTAATCCTGGGCTCCTTTCTGTAGCCACACAATGCAATGGCTTTTCTGTGGCAAAAAAGGTTATGGAGAATCCAGTGCTGGAAAGAGGTCATGTacctttcatttgcttttaagtgTGCACCTAGGTTGGCATTGTCCTTGTGCTGCAGCCCTTCCCAAAGAAGACCCTCACTGGAGTGTCTAAAGCTCGCCAACTCAGGGAAGGGACGGTGTCTCTGCCTGCTGGAGGGCAAAAGCTGGAGGGCAGAGAAAAAGTGACTTACTCTCTGCGACAATCTCCTCTACATCTTCCGTGGGTTCCTCGAACTCTCCCACCTCCACCTGGACGGGGTTAGCCCCCACGGGCTCCTGCAAAAGAGGTCAGTGTTTCGGGTGGGCGTGCACAAAGAGCTCGGCCCCATTCCTGGGTCAGAGCAGCCCCCCCGTTGCCCCTGCTCCCCCATGCTTTGGAGATGCTCTTCCCAGAGcagtgggtgctgcaggggaTGTGTGACGAGGAGGAGCAAGAGTCACCTACCTCTGTGGTGGGGTCTTCAATGACCTCTGTCTCATCAGGCAgagcctcctgctgcaggggaAAAGGACCATGAGCTGGGGTCCGTGGGGAGGACGGTCCCAAGAGGGGTGACCcaccagggcaggcagcagggccaCCCTTGGGTTTCCTCTCCCCCCCACTGCCCTCCATCCCTCAGGGGTTTAGTCGTTATAAAAGAAAATCCCCATCAGATACACCAGACGGACAACCCCGACAGCAGAGAGGTTCCATTGTCTTCCGTACTTACCGGAGCTGCCAGGGCTTTGCCTGccaggcagagaaggaaaaaaatccaggccCTCATCTTTCAGCAAACCCTgaataaaggagagaaaaggagggatgaggggaaggaggcCGTTGTGTGCCGCTCAGCTCGGGGCTGAGCTCATGGCTGGCAGTCAGACACTTAGAAAAGGGCGTTCTCTTCATGTCCTTCCTCATCTGTTCAATATTACAGCCCCACATGCTGGCTTTTCTAGCTGAAACCTTAAGCCAAATCATGTTTCCAAGACAAATTCTTTTGATTTTGCAAAATGAGACGTCGGGGGTTTagatttctgttgctttcctgGATGCCTTTAGAAAAATTGCAGTCAAAATGGCAGCTCCCCTTTCCttcacagggttttttttggaccaaaaaaacca
Protein-coding regions in this window:
- the SPARC gene encoding SPARC → MRAWIFFLLCLAGKALAAPQEALPDETEVIEDPTTEEPVGANPVQVEVGEFEEPTEDVEEIVAENPCQNHHCKHGKVCEVDDNNSPMCVCQDPSSCPATAGVFEKVCGTDNKTYDSSCHFFATKCTLEGTKKGHKLHLDYIGPCKFIPACLDTELTEFPLRMRDWLKNVLITLYERDEDNNLLTEKQKLKVKKIHENEKRLEAGDHTVELLARDFEKNYNMYIFPVHWQFGQLDQHPIDGYLSHTELAPLRAPLIPMEHCTTRFFEACDLDNDKYIALEEWASCFGIKEQDIDKDLVI